Proteins from a single region of Mus pahari chromosome 2, PAHARI_EIJ_v1.1, whole genome shotgun sequence:
- the Cidec gene encoding cell death activator CIDE-3 isoform X1, which yields MESNTIQLTRMDYAMKSLSLLYPRSLSRHVAVSTAVVTQQLVSKPSRETPRARPCRVSTADRKVRKGIMAHSLEDLLVKVQDILKLKDKPFSLVLEEDGTIVETEEYFQALARDTVFMVLLKGQKWKPASEQRKKRAQLALSQKPTKKIDVARVTFDLYKQNPQDFIGCLNVKATLYDTYSLSYDLHCYKAKRIVKEMLRWTLFSMQATGHMLLGTSSYMQQFLDATEEEQPSKAKPSSSSLLPACLKMLQ from the exons ATGGA GTCCAACACAATCCAGCTGACAAGGATGGACTACGCCATGAAGTCTCTCAGCCTTCTGTATCCCAGGTCGCTGTCCAG GCATGTGGCAGTGAGCACCGCCGTGGTGACCCAACAGCTGGTGTCTAAGCCCAGCCGGGAGACCCCAAGGGCGAGGCCCTGTCGTGTTAGCACCGCAGATCGGAAGGTTCGCAAAGGCATCATGGCTCACAGCCTGGAGGACCTCCTGGTCAAG GTCCAGGACATCTTGAAGCTTAAAGACAAGCCCTTCTCCCTGGTGCTGGAGGAAGACGGCACGATCGTGGAGACAGAAGAATACTTCCAAGCCCTGGCAAGAGATACCGTGTTCATGGTCCTGCTGAAGGGGCAGAAGTGGAAACCCGCATCAGAACAG CGCAAGAAGAGAGCTCAGCTTGCCCTTTCCCAGAAGCCAACTAAGAAGATCGACGTGGCCCGGGTAACCTTCGACCTGTACAAGCAGAACCCTCAGGACTTTATTGGCTGCCTGAACGTGAAGGCGACCCTCTATGACACATACTCACTTTCCTATGACCTGCACTGCTACAAGGCCAAGCGCATCGTGAA GGAGATGCTCCGCTGGACCCTCTTCAGCATGCAGGCCACGGGTCACATGCTGCTTGGCACCTCCAGCTACATGCAGCAGTTCCTGGATGCGACTGAGGAAGAACAGCCGTCCAAGGCcaagccctcctcctcctccctcctccctgcctgtctGAAGATGCTGCAATAA
- the Cidec gene encoding cell death activator CIDE-3 isoform X2 gives MDYAMKSLSLLYPRSLSRHVAVSTAVVTQQLVSKPSRETPRARPCRVSTADRKVRKGIMAHSLEDLLVKVQDILKLKDKPFSLVLEEDGTIVETEEYFQALARDTVFMVLLKGQKWKPASEQRKKRAQLALSQKPTKKIDVARVTFDLYKQNPQDFIGCLNVKATLYDTYSLSYDLHCYKAKRIVKEMLRWTLFSMQATGHMLLGTSSYMQQFLDATEEEQPSKAKPSSSSLLPACLKMLQ, from the exons ATGGACTACGCCATGAAGTCTCTCAGCCTTCTGTATCCCAGGTCGCTGTCCAG GCATGTGGCAGTGAGCACCGCCGTGGTGACCCAACAGCTGGTGTCTAAGCCCAGCCGGGAGACCCCAAGGGCGAGGCCCTGTCGTGTTAGCACCGCAGATCGGAAGGTTCGCAAAGGCATCATGGCTCACAGCCTGGAGGACCTCCTGGTCAAG GTCCAGGACATCTTGAAGCTTAAAGACAAGCCCTTCTCCCTGGTGCTGGAGGAAGACGGCACGATCGTGGAGACAGAAGAATACTTCCAAGCCCTGGCAAGAGATACCGTGTTCATGGTCCTGCTGAAGGGGCAGAAGTGGAAACCCGCATCAGAACAG CGCAAGAAGAGAGCTCAGCTTGCCCTTTCCCAGAAGCCAACTAAGAAGATCGACGTGGCCCGGGTAACCTTCGACCTGTACAAGCAGAACCCTCAGGACTTTATTGGCTGCCTGAACGTGAAGGCGACCCTCTATGACACATACTCACTTTCCTATGACCTGCACTGCTACAAGGCCAAGCGCATCGTGAA GGAGATGCTCCGCTGGACCCTCTTCAGCATGCAGGCCACGGGTCACATGCTGCTTGGCACCTCCAGCTACATGCAGCAGTTCCTGGATGCGACTGAGGAAGAACAGCCGTCCAAGGCcaagccctcctcctcctccctcctccctgcctgtctGAAGATGCTGCAATAA